In the Silene latifolia isolate original U9 population chromosome 1, ASM4854445v1, whole genome shotgun sequence genome, CAAGTCGGTGAGCTATTTTATCGTAGAAGGAAATGAAAGCAAATACATTGATATCGGTGATTTGAAAAAAAGATCTTTGGTTTCTGTCGAGCATTTTTTTTTACATGAGGACGCTCGCCCCTGTTGAAAATGGAAAAATCCGAATGTCTTAgttaaatttttgaaaaattttcaaatttactCTATTAAATTACTCATTTGTCCCCCTAACGAGAAATACTAACTTCGCCATTGGCTCACATAATCCAGTTTGATGACCATTATCATCCCCCATTCCAGAAATGAAGAAACATTGTCTTTCATCTACAATTTGGTCCGTTTCTACTTTTGCTCAGTTCAATCGGATATCAAGTAGCTTAGGGGTCTTTAATGCCTCGtacgttgtttgttttgtagtgGGTTATTAGGTAATACTCTCTTCATTCAACTTTTATCACCTTCTTTCATTTAATTTTTATCACCTTATTTTATTATAATACTCCTCTCAGATATTggagaagtggggtgataaacGATTAATGGAGGGAGTACAACGTTATGTAATCTCTTATCTCAATGCGTTAGAGACGAATGTATCGTGAAATGGCATATGAATCCTCTCCATTACCTCATTCTCTCCATTATCTATTAATGGGTAGGATTTGATTTGAAGAAAAATTTAGTAGTTTAGATTTATCAAGATTGTACAAAAAATGAGGTGGAGATTGAGGTGCCAAAAACTAATCCGGGCCCTTTATTTTGTCCCCAGAATAAATCCGGTTTATTGATAAATAATGGGTAGGTAATAAAGAGAAAGATAATGGAGAGAATCCGGTCCGCGTGAAATGATTGTGTATTAACCTGCTGAGTGACCACGAGTTCCGCGAGCACGTAGTACAGAAATGAACAAATGATGCCACGAGTACCCCGTGAACCACGACCATCACATTTTAACACCAGTCTCACTACTCAAATACGcctaattaatatttttttttattacaaGAAAAACTCCGCCTATTATTAAACCCATCTAACCTCTTCTAAATTAAAACACACCAAAtattatttccaaaaaaaaaaaaaaaggaagaagaagCATGAAGGAGTATGTAGCTTACATTGTAATTGGAATTGCATGCATAATAATATTAAAATGGGTAGTAAATACAATGCAATGGCTTTGGTTTGAACCAAAAAGGCTTGAAAAATGCCTTAGAAAACAAGGGCTTCAAGGAAATTCTTACAAGTTTTTATTTGGAGATATGAAGGAAAGTTCTATGTTACGTAATCAAGCATTGTCTAAGCCTATGACTATGCCCTTTAACCATGATTATTTTCCTCGTattaatccttttgttcatcaACTCCTCAACAAATACGGTTTGTTGCTTTTCATTTCTTTAATTTATCCTTTTCGATTTCCTGCATTTTTTTTAATGGAGTAGTACTAGAAactccgtctcaattatttgtttagcATTTTCATtctctcttaatttttttttccttaaGCAAAGATAAACAATTGAGTGATGagttatttattatttgtttttaACTAGTGTATGtgaattctacaatgggttgaaTTAGGGTAAACATTTATCGGCATTCCTCGAATCAACAAATGATTAGACAAAACGGGTAATTTTTGTCAttcatttgttaatttttgtcAAGTATGACCTACAATAGGAAGTATGACCAATTCCTTGGAAAATCATACTTACCTCCCTACTCATGTTTCTAACTCTCATTCCCCTTTTATATAATTTTAGAATGaaccaaataataaataataggTATAGGATTCTAAATGCATCCCCCATAGTATCTCATATTCTCATTCCATTTCAATCCATTTCGTCCTTTTAAACCAAACGGCCCCTTAAATGTAATTCGCCGCAAAACACATTGTCCAGTCAGAGCCTATTCAATACACAAGCTCTCATTTTGTGTATATATTCCCAATACATACAGTATTAGacttcttttttttaaaaaaaaaaaaaaaaaaattacacttAGCTACAATGCACACAAAACATCAATACaacatattttttaaaaaaatgaccATGATTAGAAATATAGGTAAGATTGTTGTTTTAACCTAGGTAGAATTTGAACCTACCTTTCTCTAATTGGTGccccaattttccttgtttataaaAACATATACTAAATTTATTGGTCATCATGTCGGTGTAGCTaataaaatcacaaataaaaacATCAATAATCACAAATGTAAGAAAATTATTTGTAATGTGGAGCATTTATTTTATTTCGGGAAAATTTCACTTTGTTATTTTTTACGGAAAATGATAATCaattctaattttctcattagaTAGGATGTACGAGTGGCGTGGTAGATCGTTCAAGTGTAAAAAAGAATTTCTAGGTAGACAAGAAGGAAACAAATAGGGAGATAATTTGTTAATGATTTTTGTTATGACCTCTACTTAATCTTGTTGAATACTCCGTAATATAAATAACTTACTTCTGGAATTAAGCATCATATTTGGTATATCCTCTAATTAAGTAGGATGGAGGGACTACTTAGGGAGTATTAACTTATGTTTGGATGTGAAATAAAAATGATATTCTTGTTATATAGACGATATAAATGAGACGGAGAAAATATTATGTGCTTGGTTGGCAAAAAATGATGTTTGGCTTGGGCTCGTTAGAGGTTGGCTCATTTATAATGCGAGTTCAAAAAATAATGAGTGGCAAACTCATGCTCGTTTTAGGCGACCATGTCGGGCTAAGATGGGTGGGGCTACAGCATGCTCGTTTTTTTTTAGTTCAGTTGCGAACTTTGTGTAAACAATGGGGGGTGCTGGGTGCAGGTACCAACTGTTTCATGTGGATGGGACCAGTGCCGACTGTACACATTGGAGAACCAGAGTTAGTAAGGGAAGCTTTCAATCGGATGCACGAGTTTCAGAAGCCCAAAACTAACCCTTTGAGTGCTTTACTTGCTACCGGTCTTGTTAGCTACGAAGGCGACAAATGGGCCAAGCATCGCCGCCTTATTAACCCTGCTTTTCATGTCGAAAAGCTCAAGGTATTCTAATAATTGCTCCTGTTCCAATCTTGTATTGCTTAATGAGTTTTGACCTCTACATCAAATTTCAATCTTATTGTACTTCTCTGAAATTGCTGTAATTTGTAGCTTATGATTCCTGCATTCCGCGAGAGCATTGTGGGAGTGGTCAAACAATGGGAGAAGAAAGTCCCTGAAAATGGATGTGTTGAGATAGATGTATGGCCGGATCTTACTAGTTTAACCGGAGATGTTATCTCAAGAGCGGCGTTTGGCAGCATCTATGGCGATGGAAGACGGATTTTTGAGCTCCTATCGGTCCAGAAAGAACTCGTCTTAAGCCTGCTCAAGTACTCTTATATCCCTGGATATTCGTAAGTTCCTCTCTTTAACCCCATAAACTTGGGGTACAACCATCATATATAATACCATTATTCATATAGTCATATCAACTTTTGTGAAAGCAATGAGGTGATCATTTAGAGGCACAAGTCGAAACAGAAACTTATTTTTTGCTGATATATATGTAGgaattttcaatttcaattgtttttatATAGGAGGCACTAATCTTCAGTcacatatgaatgaatgaattatagATATCTACCAACAGAGGGAAACAAGAAGATGAAGGAAGTGAACAACGAGATACAAAGACTACTCGAAAACGTGATTCAAAACAGGAAGAAAGCAATGGAAGCCGGAGAAGCAGCAAAGGATGATTTGTTGGGGTTGCTAATGGATTCCAATTACAAGGAGAGTTTACTTGAAGGCGGCGGTAAAAACAAACAATTAATCATGAGTTTCCAGGATCTTATTGATGAGTGTAAGCTATTCTTCCTAGCTGGGCATGAGACCACTGCAGTGTTACTTGTGTGGACTTTGATTATGCTGTGTAAGCATCAAGACTGGCAAACCAGAGCCCGAGAAGAAGTTTTGGCTACTTTCGGGATGGACGAACCTACTAATTATGATGGCATAAACCGTCTCAAGACTGTAAGTGTTACCTTTTCCGTATTTTTTTAATACTTCCTTTCGAGCTTATGTTTTCTCATACCTCACTTTAGTTGATATGGCACGACACTTCAACACTTCATTCTAGGTTGAACACGTGGAAAGTATTCACAAATTAGCACAGCGGACTCAAACCCACGTCTGTATAGTCCAGTCTGAGTAACATATTTACAAAGCCTCAAACTTTTATATGTTTGCATAGGGGAACAAAGATTTGTATTATGTTCAAAACTTCAAATTGTCTAATGTCTATTATATACACCATAGGTTACAATGATCCTAAATGAAGTTTTGAGATTGTATCCTCCAGTCATCACAACCAACCGAAAACTATTCAAGGGCGAAGCAAAGATTGGGAACTTTGTGATACCAGCTGGTGTGGGAATTTCATTATTAACAATCCAAGCTAACCGTGATCCCAAAGTTTGGGGTGAGGATGCTGATGAGTTTAGACCAGATAGATTTGCAGAAGGGCTAGTGAAGGCGACCAAGGGTAATGTTGCATTCTTCCCCTTCGGATGGGGCCCAAGGATTTGCATCGGCCAAAACTTTGCACTCACCGAGTCTAAGATGGCCGTAGCTATGATATTGCAGCGCTTTACTTTCGAATTCTCACCAAGTTATACCCATGCTCCGTCTGGCCTTATTACTCTTAACCCACAATACGGTGCTCCTCTCATATTTCGAAGGCGTTAAGTGCATGTTTGATTTGAAGGTAATGTAGTGACAATCTAGTAGTACTGTACTATTGTGCAATACTTGTTGAAAGTATCCACTTTTATAGTTCAAAACTCCACGAGTTTGAACACTCACAAATGTAATGTCCTACTGTTTTTCAAGTATAAACAATCTAGAAAGAAAAAATAAATAGGCCTAGTTTATTGGGCCTGTTCGATTCAAAGGCATAATTAGTGTGTGGCCCAACAAACACAATGTATTTTTATTCACAAATTGTTAGATGAGACGGTCTTATACTATAAGACCAACTCATTTAATAAAGCCCAACACAACAAATAAAAAATCGACCGAATGCAAGTTATAAGTAGTTGTAAGTTGTAACTTGTAAGCTGCAACTTGTGAGTTGTAACTGCAGAACTTTTCTGGACCAGATTCTATTTAACTTCCCTCTACGTTCACCAAAAAAAATTCACCTCTTCTCTGTATGATCTCCTCCTTGCCAGCTTTCACCCTAAACCACCAATGATTAGACCTCCGCATTGACCTCCAACGACAACCATACTTCTCGCGAGTTTCCGCCCCAAAAATATTCCACTCAAAGCCATAATTTTTAGTTTAAACACTAAGTTGTCAGGCTAAAAATGATAGCTATCAAACTAAAAACCACATTTTACAAAAATTAAGtagaaaaattaaaatattataatgaaaacttcagttttcattataatatttgaatttttcaagttaaaatcgtgaGTTTCAAAGGTTAAACTTGTACAAGGTTTGAGATTTTGAAAtaatttaacacaattttcaGCTTAAAGTTCAAGGTTTTTACACATACCATCAATTTTCACTTGAAAACAAAATACGGAGTTCTAAATATAAAAACAAAAGTATTCAAGTTAAAACAATAGGTTAAAGTAGTATTGAAATTTAATCTTAAAATCTGACCTTTTAAGATCAATTCAAATTAGGTAATTGGCGTTGGCGGCGGCATCTATGAACATTCATTACTTTTCGTTAATTGTTGGGTGGAAGTAGAGAAAGCGCATAGTAGGCGGCACAACAACAACATGGTGAATTAGGAGCGAAAATGATAATCACAAACGAAGGTACTGAGGATGCAGTGTGTAGAGGCTTCAGATCAGGTGGTGGTGGTGAGGACGTGGGCTTTTGAGACGGTGGAGATGTACGTTGGCGTTGATAGGACATGGAGACGGTCCTATAAGAGAGTTActgatttttattagttttcttttTTTGACAGCAAACACTATGTATGGcaattgttgtaacggaggcgtcccgttacccaatGTTTAATTGATTAGGGTGATAAGAACAAAATATGGCGAATAACAAATAAATATACGTGGTTCATCAGTAAAATAAATGACTCCGTCCACGGAGACTACCCAAACGAGATGAAGGACAAACGATCTTGAGATCAGCAAGATCCAAACTGACTCCTTCGATCTCCAAATTCAGACGAACGTCAATCTACTTGAGTCCATAACAAACTGAAACTTCCTCTCCGGagggaacctcacaaatcgactctCATAAGATTGTGCTCTCAAATACTATCTCCCTCTCCTTAATTAACCTAGACAGATATAAGAGTCTTTATATAAATTTATTCCACCATTAATAACAGACCTAGACTAATTTGAAAATAAAGACaattaaaaaattataataatttcctAAACAAAATACGTACAAAACGAACAGTACTCAAACGATTAAGGCAAAGACCACGTAGACTTAGGAAACTCCATATGGTCCCACtatgtttcctttttttttttttggcaatagAAAAGAAAGGTTCCTTACGCAGTACCTACCCGACTCTCGGAGTCGGAATTTATTAATACATTATTAGGATAAGAAATTAAACTAAAGACGGGGTTGTTTTCCAGAAAAAGCTTCTTTGGCTTCTTTGTGGGACGATCAGAGCTGACCAAGCGAacatttcttttctcttctttatcAACTGAGCTTCAGAggagtacctgcaacaagacacacttacgccacGAGGACGTAGAAATTTATGGGACAGAGATCTACTTTTTTGAAAAAGTAGATGAACTGTGTCTTGGAGATTCATCCCCTCGGCTTTGAGTCATCTTCGGAGTGGCGATTCTCCACTTCTCGTGCACTATGTTTCTTAAGCTAGGCAAAACCATGAAATTACACACACTAGTGTTCAATTAGATCGTCCGTAGCATTAGACA is a window encoding:
- the LOC141607584 gene encoding cytochrome P450 72A15-like, coding for MKEYVAYIVIGIACIIILKWVVNTMQWLWFEPKRLEKCLRKQGLQGNSYKFLFGDMKESSMLRNQALSKPMTMPFNHDYFPRINPFVHQLLNKYGTNCFMWMGPVPTVHIGEPELVREAFNRMHEFQKPKTNPLSALLATGLVSYEGDKWAKHRRLINPAFHVEKLKLMIPAFRESIVGVVKQWEKKVPENGCVEIDVWPDLTSLTGDVISRAAFGSIYGDGRRIFELLSVQKELVLSLLKYSYIPGYSYLPTEGNKKMKEVNNEIQRLLENVIQNRKKAMEAGEAAKDDLLGLLMDSNYKESLLEGGGKNKQLIMSFQDLIDECKLFFLAGHETTAVLLVWTLIMLCKHQDWQTRAREEVLATFGMDEPTNYDGINRLKTVTMILNEVLRLYPPVITTNRKLFKGEAKIGNFVIPAGVGISLLTIQANRDPKVWGEDADEFRPDRFAEGLVKATKGNVAFFPFGWGPRICIGQNFALTESKMAVAMILQRFTFEFSPSYTHAPSGLITLNPQYGAPLIFRRR